The window AATCATGACATCCTATTTTAGTCTGAAAATTGGAGTTATGAGCTAATGAAGAGGAGACTAGACGATAAAATTGCTATTAAGTAGGGCTTAAGTATTTTGATCAATTGTTGGACCAAACAAAGCTAATAAGTTAGTTATCTTATTTGGATGGGTTGTAATATAATTGAAAGTAAATTCTCATTTCAGTAGTGTTAGGACAATGTTAAGAGAGTCCAAGCTGTAGATGAATACAAACAATAACAAACAAGGTTATGTCAGATGACTGAAAGGAATAAGCTTATGGCAACAGAATGCTGGAAAGTAATAAGCTTACTTCTTCGCTCGAGATACGTATGCAAGTATAAATTTGCACTTGCCACCCCTAAAAAGCAGAAGCTTCTCTACAGTACTGAAAAGAGGAGGGATGCTGGACTGTTGGAAGCTTTAGATAATGTCAAGGAAAGAAACATGACTTCTGAGTATggaacaattaaaataaaaaataatccagAAATATAAAAGATATAAATGTCAGCGCCAAGAACAAGATCAAATCCTGCAGGGTGCTCCTGCAAAATTTTGCTCAACTGGTCACTGTTTCCCCATTCTAATTTCAGAGCACTTAATCCTGCAAATAAAATGAGTCAAGCCACATTATTTCAAGTGCCTACTTAGCAACAAACATTACTCTTGCTAGAGAAATAATGTAGTTgaaaagaatatatatacttttatcagttttcaagaaaagaatatattacTGTTAAAAAGCTAAGCTCCCTTACCAGCAGAACATGGATCATCTAATGATGACTGAAGTTCTATATTTTTCCTTATTATCTGAGACGAAAAAGGAAAACATCAGGAcataaaatcaaataataactGGCCAAGGAATAAAGAAAGAAGTGCCACCTGACTAATTAAAGATATCCTTCTTTATTGCTTTATAGTACGTATTGATCAATTACTAACTTATCAAACTGCTATCACTTTCTTTGCAGTTGTCTAATCAAAATAAAGATTAACAGAACATCTTGATAGAAAATGTCTAATCAACGAAAAAATTGTAAAATGTAAAGTATTGAGGTTCCACCAAACCACAAAATGTACTAACAAGACGAGTTTGGACCTTGCCTCGAGAACTTCCACATTGTGGTCAGTTAGTACAATCTCATGGCAGAATCTACTGCATAAAATACCAGTGATTCCTGTTAAAGAAATGCATAATTAGTTCGCTAGTATTTCACAGAAGATAAAGGCAAACTGTTGCAAGCTTACCAACTCCAGATCCTAACTCTATAATTGAACATCCATGGAGCATTCCGGCATTCTCTGTAAGGTAATTGTTTAGCAAAACTGCACCAGGCCACACAACTTGTCCTGTAAGATCATAATCGGCTGCCAAAAAAATTGTTACAAACAAACAAAATCATTCTTCTCTCAAGCAGCACAATACTAAATAAATATGAAAGAAGACAACCAGTTTATAGGCAGACCGCAGACCCAGTTCAATATTAATACTAAAGTATAAATTTAAGTTGGGATTAACATAGCTTGTTGAAATAATAAGTGTATATTTCTTTATCTTTTTAATCAACTGAATACA is drawn from Zingiber officinale cultivar Zhangliang chromosome 1B, Zo_v1.1, whole genome shotgun sequence and contains these coding sequences:
- the LOC122053913 gene encoding protein N-lysine methyltransferase METTL21A-like isoform X1 — encoded protein: MGFAVFLPLLLFRCRLKRQLCWSAAATDSSRVCHAICAMEESDDDTICLGDSIFVNRDYELTTFTFGRHSLRLLCLRSASTDYDLTGQVVWPGAVLLNNYLTENAGMLHGCSIIELGSGVGITGILCSRFCHEIVLTDHNVEVLEIIRKNIELQSSLDDPCSAGLSALKLEWGNSDQLSKILQEHPAGFDLVLGADICFQQSSIPPLFSTVEKLLLFRGGKCKFILAYVSRAKNMDAMIVDEALKHGMQISEVQGTRSVIANLEGVIFEITMQSS
- the LOC122053913 gene encoding protein N-lysine methyltransferase METTL21A-like isoform X2 produces the protein MGFAVFLPLLLFRCRLKRQLCWSAAATDSSRVCHAICAMEESDDDTICLGDSIFVNRDYELTTFTFGRHSLRLLCLRSASTDYDLTGQVVWPGAVLLNNYLTENAGMLHGCSIIELGSGVGITGILCSRFCHEIVLTDHNVEVLEIIRKNIELQSSLDDPCSAGLSALKLEWGNSDQLSKILQEHPAGFDLVLGADI